GCGGCCAATGAAAGGCCCGCCATTTGGACTTATGGCGGGCACGAGCAACCACGGTTTACGATGGCGGCTGGAGATATATGCCGCGCCGCGTTCGCTTTTATTCCTTCCTGGAGGGTGAGGTTTCCGGTACCCTAATCGACGGATTAGCTGAATTTTCGTAGTTCATGTTAATTAATACAGGGATTTACAGGATTAAATATTTTAAATTCAGTACATTAGGTTATATAACTGGTAAAAAATACTTTCATTTTAAAAACATCACACTATGAAAGCCATCAATATAGACGAAAAGAACCCCTTGGAAAGCCTGGATGTCTGGGAGGAGGACCTGCTGGAACGCTTCCCTGATCCGGAAGACAAAGCACCCGGCAAATCGAAGGAGGAGTACCGCAACTATGAAACGCCTGCCCGCGAAACGGTGAAGGAGTTTTACCGCCTCAACCACCTGCACCAGTCCTACGACTTTGTCTTGCAGAAGGAGAAGGAGTTCCTGAAATTCGACAAGAAGGAGATGCCCATATGGGATGCCTTCACGTTCCTGAACCAGTTGGTGGACGACTCTGACCCGGACACGGACCTGGACCAGATGCAGCATCTGCTGCAGACCTCAGAGGCTATCCGCGCCGACGGCCACCCCGACTGGATGGTGCTGGTGGGCCTGCTGCACGACATGGGCAAAGTGCTGTGCCTGTTCGGGGAGCCGCAATGGGCCGTGGTAGGAGACACCTTTCCGGTAGGCTGCGCTTTCTCGGACAAAATCGTCTATTCAGAGTTTTTCAAGGATAACCCGGACTACAACGACAGCCGCTACAATACCAAGTTCGGGGTATACAGCCCGAACTGCGGCCTGCGCAACGTGCATATGTCGTGGGGCCACGACGAGTATGTGTACCAGATGATGAAGGACCACCTGCCGGAGCCCGCTTTATATATGCTCCGCTACCATTCGTTCTACCCGCAGCACCGCGAAAATGCCTACGACCACCTGCTGGACAGCCACGACCGGGAGATGTTTGAGTGGGTGCGGCTCTTCAACCCGTATGATCTGTACTCCAAGACCCCGACGCCCCCAGACTGGAACAAACTGCGCCCCTATTACGAGGACCTGGTGGCGAAATACCTCCCGCCCACACTCAAGTTTTAGGAGTTATATATAAGTTCGCGGAAGCGTTGCGGCCATAGCCCGTACTTATTAAATCCGGAAGCAGGAAGTGCATTTGTGCTTCCTGCTTCCGGATAAGTTGCGGCTGCGCCAGCGCTCCGTGATTTTTAGGGATAGCGGGCAGAACAAACAGCTCGCCGCAACCTTCCCTGCACTGAGTCGCGAAGGTTTGCCTCTATATATAACCCACAGACATTTCACTATATAAACGAAGTCTCGACCACACCCCTGATGTTCGCCAAAAAGACATTTCTCCCGCTCCTGCTTCTCATTTTTATATGGCAGGGCCTGTACGCCCAAAAGCTTTACACGGCCGCCAACGTGCATGCCCACAACGACTATGAGCAGCCCGTGCCCTTTTTCGCGGCTTATGACGCTCAGGCAGGCTCGATAGAGGCCGATGTGTTCCTGAAAAACGGCGCGTTATATGTGGCGCACGACCCCGGGGACATCCTGCCTGACCGCACGCTGGAGGCGCTTTACCTGAAGCCCCTCCAGAAAAAGATACAGCAGAACAACGGAGCGCCCTACAGCCTGCCGGAAGCAAAGCTGCAATTGCTGATTGATTTGAAAACGGACGGGAAAGCAACGCTGCCGGTGCTGGTGAAAACGCTGGAAAAATACCCCGGGATAAGTCAGAACCCCGCCGTGCAGGTGGTGGTCAGCGGCAACAGGCCTGCCCCGGCCACCTGGTCGCAGTACCCGGATTTCATTTATTTCGACGGCAGGCCAGGAGAAACATATACCCCAGCAGAATTAGAGCGTATCGCCTTGTTCAGCGACAGTTTCCGGAACTATACCCAGTGGAGCGGCGAAGGGCCGATTGCCAAAGAGGACCAAGCTAAAATGGAGCGGACGATTGACAGCGTGCATCAACTGGACAGGAAATTCCGCTTCTGGGCAACGCCCGACAATGAAGCATCCTGGCAAACACTGCTGCGCCTGGGGGTGGATTATATAGGCACGGATGACGTGGCGGGCTTGACCAGCTATCTGAAAGATGTACCGGCTGATGCGCCGCGTCGCAAAGAACCTTAAACGGCTCCCTCACCTCATCCCACCTCAGTCATACACAGGCCCTGGAGGCGGGGCCGTTTCATCTCTACTTTTGTCATCCTTTACGGATCTTGTGGGCAAGTGGCAAGTGCTTGCCTCCTCGGAAAGTCCCTTCTGTATCACCCAAGTCTCTTAACAGAATGACTGGAGATAGTTACTTTAGGATTTCAGGCTAAAACGGTCCTGGCCGTGCCACGGTGGGTTCGCATATCTCCCTAAGCCGCTTCTTTCGAATCAAAAAATGAACTTTATTTCTGCAATAAGTGCTAAGCATTCAGGCGGCTGCTGAGTTGTTTTTCGTGGATGAAAGCTTTTACACCGTTATCAGGAATCCTACTTCTGGAGAGCGATTTCGCAGTAGCCGGCTCTCTCGCCGGGAACCGGATTTATACATGCACCTGTGTATTTGAACTTGCGGCAAGATGTACTAATTTGGAAGCTTTCTTGCGTCTGTACATACCTTAAGCTCTGCCTACGCCTGATTTGCCCCACACCATATGAAGCATATAGTTTTCTTTTTTATAGGCGCCGCGTTTCTGCTG
This window of the Pontibacter russatus genome carries:
- a CDS encoding inositol oxygenase family protein; protein product: MKAINIDEKNPLESLDVWEEDLLERFPDPEDKAPGKSKEEYRNYETPARETVKEFYRLNHLHQSYDFVLQKEKEFLKFDKKEMPIWDAFTFLNQLVDDSDPDTDLDQMQHLLQTSEAIRADGHPDWMVLVGLLHDMGKVLCLFGEPQWAVVGDTFPVGCAFSDKIVYSEFFKDNPDYNDSRYNTKFGVYSPNCGLRNVHMSWGHDEYVYQMMKDHLPEPALYMLRYHSFYPQHRENAYDHLLDSHDREMFEWVRLFNPYDLYSKTPTPPDWNKLRPYYEDLVAKYLPPTLKF
- a CDS encoding phosphatidylinositol-specific phospholipase C/glycerophosphodiester phosphodiesterase family protein; the encoded protein is MFAKKTFLPLLLLIFIWQGLYAQKLYTAANVHAHNDYEQPVPFFAAYDAQAGSIEADVFLKNGALYVAHDPGDILPDRTLEALYLKPLQKKIQQNNGAPYSLPEAKLQLLIDLKTDGKATLPVLVKTLEKYPGISQNPAVQVVVSGNRPAPATWSQYPDFIYFDGRPGETYTPAELERIALFSDSFRNYTQWSGEGPIAKEDQAKMERTIDSVHQLDRKFRFWATPDNEASWQTLLRLGVDYIGTDDVAGLTSYLKDVPADAPRRKEP